In the genome of Salipiger sp. CCB-MM3, one region contains:
- a CDS encoding FAD-dependent oxidoreductase, whose translation MDERISVLGGGVAGLCAALALAERGLEVELIVPEGAPPPASKLAGGMLAPFCEGESAPPEITRRGRAALGWWRARTASFRQSGTLVLAPPRDRAELTRFARATTGHALVDPGTLEPELSGRFASGLFFAEEAHLDPGAAMADLRTALNARGVRMHGGAPSGRIVECRGMGARDRLPDLRAVRGEMLELHAPGVRLTRTIRLLHPRFACYIVPRAAGRYMIGATMIESADPGPVTARAVMELLSAAYTVHPGFADAALVTVGAGLRPAFPDNLPALRRTPGRIHLNGMYRHGFLMAPVLAEDLADEIVAQREETHAN comes from the coding sequence ATGGACGAAAGGATTTCTGTGCTTGGCGGCGGGGTGGCAGGGCTTTGCGCCGCGCTGGCGCTGGCTGAGCGCGGCCTTGAGGTGGAGCTGATCGTGCCCGAGGGTGCGCCGCCGCCCGCTTCAAAGCTGGCGGGCGGGATGCTGGCGCCCTTTTGCGAGGGGGAGAGCGCCCCGCCCGAGATTACCCGGCGCGGACGGGCGGCGCTTGGCTGGTGGCGTGCACGCACGGCGAGCTTTCGCCAGAGCGGCACGCTAGTCCTCGCCCCGCCGCGCGACCGGGCGGAACTGACCCGCTTTGCCCGCGCCACCACCGGCCATGCCCTCGTCGATCCCGGCACGCTGGAGCCCGAGCTTTCGGGGCGCTTCGCCTCGGGTCTGTTCTTTGCCGAGGAGGCGCATCTCGATCCGGGCGCGGCCATGGCCGATTTGCGCACGGCGCTTAACGCACGCGGGGTGCGGATGCATGGCGGCGCGCCGTCGGGGCGCATCGTCGAGTGCCGGGGCATGGGGGCGCGGGACCGTCTGCCCGATCTGCGCGCGGTGCGGGGCGAGATGCTGGAGCTTCATGCGCCCGGCGTGCGTCTGACCCGCACCATTCGGCTGCTGCACCCGCGCTTTGCCTGTTACATCGTGCCGCGCGCTGCGGGGCGCTACATGATCGGCGCGACGATGATCGAAAGCGCGGACCCCGGCCCGGTCACCGCCCGCGCGGTGATGGAACTGTTGTCGGCGGCCTATACGGTGCACCCCGGCTTTGCCGATGCGGCGCTGGTCACGGTGGGGGCGGGGCTGCGCCCGGCGTTCCCCGACAATCTTCCGGCGCTGCGCCGCACGCCGGGACGCATTCATCTCAACGGTATGTATCGCCACGGATTTCTCATGGCGCCGGTCCTTGCCGAGGATCTGGCGGATGAGATCGTGGCGCAAAGGGAGGAGACCCATGCAAATTGA
- a CDS encoding TRAP transporter small permease subunit, whose product MDNRSDNSLDQSPEQSPASTPSGRLGALIAPIDAVTRAGNLIAGLALLAILVMITAEIVSRNLFGRSLPFSWDYSAYAMGTAFMMGAADALRRGAHVRVTAVLESVPRPLSRVIEFGACLAGLAACAALAWALSEMAWLSFQRGSTSSTVMRTPLVWPQSLVALGAIILTLQCAAQLLRLSRGERLAEGAAIE is encoded by the coding sequence ATGGACAACAGGTCGGACAACAGCCTGGATCAAAGCCCGGAACAGAGCCCCGCCTCGACACCCTCGGGGCGGTTAGGCGCGCTTATCGCACCGATTGATGCGGTGACGCGGGCGGGCAACCTCATTGCCGGGCTCGCCCTTCTGGCGATCCTCGTGATGATCACCGCCGAGATCGTCTCGCGGAATCTCTTTGGACGCTCGCTGCCCTTCTCTTGGGACTACTCGGCCTATGCCATGGGCACCGCCTTCATGATGGGGGCCGCCGACGCGCTGCGCCGGGGCGCGCATGTGCGCGTCACCGCCGTGCTGGAGAGTGTGCCGCGCCCGCTGTCGCGGGTGATCGAGTTCGGCGCCTGCCTCGCGGGGCTCGCCGCCTGCGCCGCGCTCGCATGGGCGCTGAGCGAAATGGCATGGCTCTCGTTCCAGCGCGGCTCCACCTCTTCCACCGTCATGCGCACGCCGCTGGTCTGGCCGCAGAGCCTCGTCGCGCTTGGCGCCATCATCCTGACGCTGCAATGCGCGGCGCAGCTGCTGCGGCTGAGCCGCGGCGAACGGCTCGCCGAGGGCGCGGCGAT
- a CDS encoding chaperone modulator CbpM has product MTSVFYSEEEVIAAVARLDRTRLSRFLRAEVIAPAETEGRAVYRQVDVARMELLCDLCDDFDLNDDALGLVMHLVDQLHGTRNDLRALMQALGDEPAEVKSRVQGRLAR; this is encoded by the coding sequence ATGACCAGCGTCTTCTATTCCGAAGAAGAGGTGATCGCCGCCGTCGCGCGGCTTGACCGCACGCGTCTCAGCCGGTTTCTGCGGGCCGAAGTGATCGCGCCCGCCGAGACCGAGGGCAGAGCGGTCTATCGGCAGGTCGATGTCGCCCGGATGGAACTGCTCTGCGATCTCTGCGACGATTTCGACCTGAACGACGATGCGCTTGGCCTCGTGATGCATCTCGTCGACCAGTTGCACGGCACGCGCAACGATCTGCGCGCCCTGATGCAGGCGCTTGGCGACGAGCCCGCAGAGGTCAAATCCCGCGTGCAGGGCCGACTGGCGCGCTGA
- a CDS encoding TRAP transporter substrate-binding protein — translation MKHGIGIAIASLGITLGSAVAAQTAWDMSVVWPEGNFHTKNAMTFAEQVADATDGDVQITVHSGGALGIKGPEGMAAVRDGLVPIADILMSQQVGENPALGVETLPYLAPTLPDLALLHKFYRPMVEDIAEGMNQKLLYMTPWPGQAVYSPNKIETIEDLKGLTIRVVDANGDAFFNALGAAPLQMPWGEVVPSLAAGTIKGVTTSSSSGVDGAFWEFMDNMSTFNWQASSNIVTVNLDAWNALDVEDQEAIEAVAASLEGDFWLNSANEDAAKIATLEENGMTVSAPSKELQAALIEAARPLWDEFKERVPEAAPVIDNYLAVRGE, via the coding sequence ATGAAACATGGAATCGGCATCGCCATCGCCAGCTTGGGCATCACGCTGGGCTCGGCAGTCGCGGCACAGACAGCATGGGACATGTCCGTCGTCTGGCCGGAAGGCAACTTCCACACCAAGAACGCGATGACCTTCGCAGAGCAGGTCGCCGACGCCACCGATGGCGACGTGCAGATCACCGTGCACTCGGGCGGCGCGCTTGGCATCAAGGGCCCCGAAGGCATGGCCGCCGTGCGTGACGGTCTGGTGCCGATCGCCGACATCCTGATGAGCCAGCAGGTTGGCGAGAACCCGGCGCTGGGTGTCGAAACCCTGCCCTACCTCGCCCCGACGCTTCCCGACCTCGCGCTGCTGCACAAGTTCTACCGCCCGATGGTCGAGGATATCGCCGAAGGCATGAACCAAAAGCTGCTCTACATGACCCCGTGGCCGGGTCAGGCGGTCTATTCGCCGAACAAGATCGAGACCATCGAGGATCTCAAAGGTCTGACCATCCGCGTCGTCGACGCGAACGGCGACGCCTTCTTCAACGCGCTCGGCGCCGCGCCGCTGCAGATGCCGTGGGGCGAAGTGGTTCCCTCGCTCGCCGCGGGCACCATCAAGGGCGTGACCACCTCGTCGTCGTCCGGCGTCGATGGCGCCTTCTGGGAGTTCATGGACAACATGAGCACCTTCAACTGGCAGGCCTCCTCGAACATCGTCACCGTGAACCTCGACGCGTGGAACGCGCTGGACGTCGAAGATCAGGAAGCCATCGAAGCCGTGGCCGCCTCGCTCGAGGGTGACTTCTGGCTGAACTCGGCCAATGAGGACGCCGCCAAGATCGCCACGCTCGAAGAGAACGGCATGACCGTCTCGGCCCCGTCCAAAGAGCTTCAGGCCGCGCTGATCGAGGCCGCCCGCCCGCTCTGGGACGAATTCAAAGAGCGCGTGCCCGAGGCCGCGCCGGTGATCGACAACTACCTCGCCGTGCGCGGAGAGTGA
- the nadA gene encoding quinolinate synthase NadA: MLDQTTIADTLGRHYDLAPSLEAAERLGDLYASMSRVVTPADWAIHAPYVEAINRLKTERNAVVLAHNYMTPQIYHGIADVVGDSLQLAIEATKVKADVIVQCGVHFMAETSKILSPEKTVLIPDMDAGCSLAESITPEGIAEMRRRYPGAPVVTYVNTSAEVKAASDICCTSSNAAQIVAALDAETVIMTPDKYLAQNVAKQVPQKNIVWYDGSCIVHERFTAAELRDFRSWQPDTRIIAHPECPPDVVAEADFSGSTAGIIDYVNREQPGKAMLVTECSMASNISDALPGVEFVGPCNMCPYMKMITLEKVLWSLHSMEGAVEVDPTIAEGARLAVQRMIDLSQRSAA, translated from the coding sequence ATGCTCGACCAGACCACCATCGCCGACACGCTCGGCCGCCATTACGACCTCGCCCCCTCGCTCGAGGCGGCGGAACGGCTCGGCGATCTCTACGCCAGCATGAGCCGCGTCGTAACCCCCGCCGACTGGGCAATCCATGCCCCCTATGTCGAGGCGATCAACCGCCTGAAGACAGAGCGCAACGCCGTCGTTCTGGCGCATAACTACATGACGCCGCAGATTTATCACGGCATCGCCGATGTCGTGGGCGACAGTCTGCAACTGGCGATTGAGGCCACCAAGGTGAAGGCCGATGTGATCGTGCAATGCGGTGTGCATTTCATGGCCGAGACCTCGAAGATCCTCAGCCCCGAGAAGACCGTGCTGATCCCCGATATGGACGCGGGCTGTTCGCTGGCCGAAAGCATCACCCCCGAGGGAATCGCCGAGATGCGCCGCCGCTATCCGGGCGCGCCGGTGGTCACCTATGTGAACACCTCCGCCGAGGTGAAGGCCGCGTCGGACATCTGCTGCACCTCGTCAAACGCCGCGCAGATCGTTGCCGCGCTCGACGCGGAAACGGTCATCATGACCCCCGACAAATACCTCGCGCAGAACGTCGCCAAGCAGGTGCCGCAGAAGAACATCGTCTGGTACGACGGCTCGTGCATCGTGCACGAACGCTTCACCGCCGCCGAGTTGCGCGACTTCCGCAGCTGGCAGCCCGACACCCGTATCATCGCCCACCCCGAATGCCCGCCCGATGTGGTGGCCGAGGCGGATTTCTCCGGCTCCACCGCCGGGATCATCGACTATGTGAACCGCGAGCAACCGGGCAAGGCGATGCTGGTCACCGAATGCTCGATGGCCTCGAACATCTCGGACGCGCTGCCGGGCGTGGAGTTCGTCGGCCCCTGCAACATGTGCCCCTACATGAAGATGATCACCCTCGAGAAGGTGCTGTGGTCGCTGCACAGCATGGAGGGCGCGGTCGAGGTCGATCCCACCATCGCCGAAGGCGCGCGGCTTGCGGTGCAGCGGATGATCGATCTGTCGCAGCGCAGCGCAGCCTGA
- a CDS encoding DnaJ C-terminal domain-containing protein — protein sequence MSDNPYDVLGVSKTASADEIKKAYRKIAKESHPDLHPGDGTAEARFKAAGAAFELLKDPEKRARFDRGEIDASGQERPQERQFYRDFAEQPNNPYRQGPRYEGFGDEADIFAEFLRRQRGHPGEGYQEYSFRARGADAQYALEVPFLEAANGGSMRITLPGGGNLEVKIPKGVADGTTLRLRGKGGPGHGGGAPGDAYVTLSIKPHPIFTRDGDDIVITLPITLYEAVLGAKVEAPTIAGPVKVTVPKGASSGQVLRLRGRGVARAGRPAGDQRIELQVVMPKEVDAELSSFMEGWSQTHAYDPRKDWRAKA from the coding sequence ATGAGCGACAACCCCTACGACGTGCTTGGCGTGTCCAAGACCGCCAGCGCGGATGAGATCAAGAAGGCCTATCGCAAGATCGCGAAGGAGAGCCATCCCGACCTGCACCCCGGCGATGGGACGGCCGAGGCTCGGTTCAAGGCCGCGGGCGCGGCGTTCGAACTGCTCAAGGACCCGGAAAAGCGCGCCCGATTTGACCGCGGCGAGATCGACGCCAGCGGGCAGGAACGCCCGCAAGAGCGCCAGTTCTACCGCGATTTTGCCGAGCAGCCCAACAACCCCTACCGTCAAGGCCCGCGCTATGAGGGCTTTGGGGACGAGGCCGACATCTTCGCCGAGTTCCTGCGGCGGCAGCGCGGCCACCCCGGCGAGGGCTACCAAGAGTACAGCTTCCGCGCCCGCGGCGCCGATGCGCAATACGCGCTAGAAGTGCCTTTCCTCGAGGCGGCCAACGGCGGCAGCATGCGCATCACCCTGCCCGGCGGCGGCAATCTCGAGGTGAAAATTCCCAAGGGCGTGGCCGATGGCACCACGCTGCGGCTGCGCGGCAAAGGCGGCCCCGGTCATGGCGGCGGTGCCCCCGGCGACGCCTATGTGACGCTCTCGATCAAACCGCATCCGATCTTCACCCGCGACGGCGATGACATCGTGATCACCCTGCCAATCACCCTCTACGAGGCGGTGCTTGGGGCAAAGGTCGAGGCGCCGACGATCGCCGGGCCGGTCAAGGTGACGGTGCCCAAAGGGGCCAGCAGCGGACAGGTTCTGCGCCTGCGCGGGCGCGGCGTGGCCCGCGCGGGCCGTCCCGCAGGCGATCAACGGATCGAATTGCAGGTCGTCATGCCCAAGGAGGTGGACGCCGAGTTGAGCAGCTTCATGGAGGGCTGGAGCCAAACCCACGCCTATGATCCGCGCAAAGACTGGAGGGCCAAGGCATGA
- the nadC gene encoding carboxylating nicotinate-nucleotide diphosphorylase, whose amino-acid sequence MSLPPLPDMILDPLVRSALMEDLGTYGDLTTRTVIPEGTRYTARLCAREPGVVSGMQIARMAFHMVDPSLVLTQHKVDGDPITPGDVLMEISGPAASILSAERVALNFAGRLSGVATMTAAFVAETRGTDTRITCTRKTTPGLRLVEKQAVLHGGGFNHRFSLSDAILVKDNHIAAAGGIRPVLQAIKGQASHMVRVEIEVDTLDQLAEVLDEGGADVVLLDNMDTPTLREAVAMTAGRLVLEASGNMKLERIAEVAATGVDYISSGALTHSVSTLDLGLDF is encoded by the coding sequence ATGTCCCTGCCTCCGCTGCCCGACATGATCCTCGACCCGTTGGTGCGCAGCGCGCTGATGGAGGATCTGGGCACCTATGGCGATCTGACCACCCGCACGGTGATCCCCGAGGGCACGCGCTACACCGCGCGGCTCTGTGCCCGCGAGCCGGGCGTGGTGTCGGGGATGCAGATCGCCCGCATGGCGTTTCATATGGTCGATCCCTCGCTGGTGCTGACCCAGCACAAGGTCGATGGCGATCCCATCACCCCCGGCGACGTGCTGATGGAGATCTCTGGCCCCGCCGCCTCGATCCTCTCTGCCGAGCGCGTCGCGCTGAACTTCGCGGGCCGTCTGTCGGGGGTCGCCACGATGACCGCGGCCTTCGTCGCCGAGACCCGCGGCACCGACACGCGCATCACCTGCACCCGCAAGACCACGCCCGGCCTGCGCCTCGTCGAGAAACAGGCGGTGCTGCACGGCGGCGGCTTCAACCACCGCTTCTCGCTGTCCGATGCCATTCTGGTGAAAGACAACCACATCGCCGCGGCGGGGGGCATCCGCCCGGTGCTGCAGGCGATCAAGGGGCAGGCCTCGCATATGGTGCGGGTGGAGATCGAGGTGGATACGCTCGATCAGCTGGCCGAAGTGCTGGACGAGGGCGGCGCCGACGTGGTGCTGCTCGACAATATGGACACGCCCACCCTGCGCGAGGCGGTGGCGATGACCGCGGGACGGCTGGTCCTCGAAGCCTCCGGCAACATGAAGCTGGAGCGCATCGCCGAGGTCGCGGCCACCGGCGTCGATTACATCTCTTCGGGCGCGCTGACCCATTCGGTGTCGACCCTCGACCTCGGACTCGATTTCTGA
- a CDS encoding L-aspartate oxidase — MQEISTGRVVIVGAGLAALYAALALAPRPVLLVSPDPLGSGASSAWAQGGVAAAMAQPDSPEAHATDTRRAGAGIVDAEVARSVTREARDHILTLTDLGAPFDRDAAGGYLLSREAAHAFARVVRVRGDQAGAEIMRALAAQLRQTPSVQLLEGWLATGLRSAAGRVSGVELAPSGGGAPVAVTAPAVLLAGGGSGGLYALTTNPARIRGQVAGLAARAGAVMADMEFVQFHPTAMDIGLDPAPLATEALRGEGAVLINRLGERFMDGQHPDRELAPRDVVARAVYAQSRAGLRPMLDTRAALGDRIHQEFPGVAAACARAGIDPAQHPIPVAAAAHYHMGGIETNAAGRSSLRGLWACGEVASTGLHGANRLASNGLLEALVYARRCATDMAAALGEASEATDAPELTLPQTGPAEVPDPALVARLRAAMTAGAGVIRDASGLSACLREIAAVEAAQPDCTALRNMTATATLIAAAALTRTESRGAHFRSDATQETAQTGSRSRMTLTEALRLRDTLQKEPA; from the coding sequence ATGCAAGAGATATCCACCGGCCGGGTGGTGATCGTCGGTGCCGGTCTTGCGGCGCTCTACGCGGCGTTGGCGTTGGCGCCGCGCCCTGTGCTGCTGGTCTCGCCCGATCCGCTGGGCAGTGGCGCTAGCTCGGCTTGGGCGCAGGGCGGGGTCGCCGCCGCCATGGCGCAGCCCGACAGCCCCGAAGCCCATGCCACCGACACGCGGCGCGCCGGGGCGGGGATTGTCGACGCGGAGGTGGCCCGCTCGGTCACCCGCGAGGCGCGGGACCATATCCTCACCCTCACCGATCTCGGCGCACCCTTCGACCGCGACGCGGCGGGCGGCTACCTGCTGTCGCGCGAGGCCGCCCATGCCTTTGCCCGCGTGGTGCGGGTGCGCGGCGATCAGGCCGGGGCCGAGATTATGCGCGCGCTGGCCGCGCAGCTGCGGCAGACGCCTTCGGTGCAATTGCTCGAGGGCTGGCTCGCCACCGGGCTGCGCAGTGCGGCGGGGCGGGTCAGCGGCGTTGAACTGGCGCCCTCGGGCGGCGGCGCGCCCGTGGCCGTGACCGCTCCGGCGGTGCTCTTGGCGGGCGGCGGCTCTGGCGGGCTTTATGCGCTGACCACCAACCCCGCGCGCATCCGCGGGCAGGTTGCCGGGCTTGCCGCCCGCGCGGGCGCGGTGATGGCCGACATGGAGTTCGTGCAGTTCCACCCCACCGCCATGGACATCGGCCTCGACCCTGCGCCGTTGGCCACCGAGGCGCTGCGCGGCGAGGGGGCGGTGCTGATCAACCGGCTGGGCGAGCGCTTCATGGACGGGCAGCATCCCGATCGCGAACTGGCGCCGCGCGACGTGGTCGCCCGCGCGGTCTATGCCCAAAGCCGCGCCGGGCTGCGCCCCATGCTCGACACACGCGCCGCGCTCGGCGATCGCATCCATCAGGAGTTTCCGGGCGTCGCCGCCGCCTGCGCCCGCGCCGGGATCGACCCGGCGCAGCATCCTATTCCGGTGGCCGCCGCCGCGCATTACCATATGGGCGGCATCGAGACCAACGCCGCCGGGCGCAGTTCTCTGCGCGGGCTCTGGGCCTGCGGTGAGGTCGCCTCGACCGGCCTGCACGGCGCCAATCGTCTGGCCTCGAACGGGCTGCTCGAGGCGCTGGTCTACGCCCGCCGCTGCGCCACCGATATGGCCGCCGCGCTTGGCGAGGCGAGCGAGGCGACCGACGCGCCGGAGCTTACCCTGCCGCAGACCGGCCCCGCCGAGGTTCCCGACCCCGCTCTCGTCGCCCGGCTGCGCGCGGCGATGACGGCGGGTGCGGGGGTGATCCGCGACGCCTCGGGCCTGTCCGCCTGTCTGCGCGAGATCGCCGCCGTGGAGGCCGCGCAGCCGGATTGCACGGCGCTGCGCAATATGACCGCCACGGCAACGCTGATCGCCGCCGCCGCGCTGACGCGGACCGAGAGCCGCGGCGCGCATTTCCGCTCGGATGCCACGCAAGAAACAGCCCAGACCGGCTCCCGCAGCCGCATGACCCTGACGGAGGCCCTGCGCCTTCGCGATACGCTCCAGAAGGAACCCGCCTGA